Part of the Roseofilum casamattae BLCC-M143 genome, CTGGTATCCTTAGTCGCTCAATTTAAACCCGAGCTACTGAAAAGTTTTGGGAATACAACTCCCCCCTTACTACCCAGGATGGAAAGTGCATCGATACTCGATGTCTTACAAGAAATTCAACCTATTCAATCCATCCATAACCGTCTCGAACCCAAACTGCAATATTTGCAAACTAGCGGTAAAGACTCTCAGAAGAATCAAATTGGCAAGCGCCTGAAGAAAACGGGATACGACAGCTACATGCAAGGCGACTTCCAGGGGACGATCTTTTTCCTCGAATGGGCCCTGAAGTTTAAAGCCAGTTCTCCAGCTCTCTATTACAATTTGGGATCGGCTTACGAAAAGATGGGCGATCTCGATAATTCCTACCGCTACTACAAACAGGCAGCTCAATCTGACGACCGTCCTGCCCATGCCGCAATCAGCAACCTCGCCCGTTTGGATATCTTAAAAAATAATCCAGAAAAGGCGATAAATGCGATCGAAGAAATCCTCGAGCAAGTCAGCGATCCTGCCCTTGTCTCATCCCTGTATAAGAATTTGGGATGGGCTTATTTTTTGCAGGAAGATTATGAGAAAGCGGAACGTTACTTACGCCAAGCAATTCAACTCAATGGCGAGCGCGCTGCTCCTTATTGTCTGTTAGCCCAAGTTCTCGAAGCCAAAGACAACTTGCAAGAAGCCAAACTCTATTGGCAAAAATGTCTGGAGTTGGATTCGAGTCAGGTACGCCCAGTGGGTGCGCCTTGGAGATCGCCTGAATTGGACTTGTGGCAACAACAAGCACGGCAAAGCTTGGATCTCGTAGAGGACGACCACAGCGAAGATCGGAGTAGCGAGTTAGTGGAAATGGCTCTTCTGCCTCACTAAGGATAAAAGAATAAAACGAAAATAGTTTTCATTTTCAGCAAGTAACTCTCTAAAGCTCGCTACTCTGGAGAGTTATATCTTGCTATATTTCCGTTTGTTGGCTTGTTGGCGATCGCTACAATAGCGTCAGTTTTGGTTAAAGTGACAGAAGAAGGATAAATACAACCCACATTCCGCACGACAAAATGTAGTATAGAAAATGAGACCAAGTGCAGGGAATATTTTC contains:
- a CDS encoding tetratricopeptide repeat protein; protein product: MNQQQFQQIYNHLTDRRQDVLNRIVAGETDKQIAEALSIGTATVRKHIERITEAFGLGIATNGQRRSKRSDLVSLVAQFKPELLKSFGNTTPPLLPRMESASILDVLQEIQPIQSIHNRLEPKLQYLQTSGKDSQKNQIGKRLKKTGYDSYMQGDFQGTIFFLEWALKFKASSPALYYNLGSAYEKMGDLDNSYRYYKQAAQSDDRPAHAAISNLARLDILKNNPEKAINAIEEILEQVSDPALVSSLYKNLGWAYFLQEDYEKAERYLRQAIQLNGERAAPYCLLAQVLEAKDNLQEAKLYWQKCLELDSSQVRPVGAPWRSPELDLWQQQARQSLDLVEDDHSEDRSSELVEMALLPH